From a single Chloracidobacterium sp. genomic region:
- a CDS encoding ParA family protein, which translates to MRLAVFNQSGGVGKTSLTRDLGYELAMRGRRVLLIDADPQGTLGSFLGLEPAVRPRADTFWATICDGDDRPPVVHPTSFDLTVGLANRFLIGDELALMQQSDPARLLAAAETHLTDYDWVLFDCPPKISEITLQILLAADALLAPVQTEAKSVESFAEVQLEIVKAQRRRKNMRLTPLRVLGVVPTLYNPRLVLHRHHYEELTRRICPSFGYQVFAPIRDYVAVSEAGTRRQPLQRYAPKCPAAADVAALAAALLAGVEGER; encoded by the coding sequence ATGCGATTGGCGGTGTTCAATCAGTCAGGCGGCGTCGGCAAAACCTCGCTGACGCGCGATCTGGGGTATGAACTAGCAATGCGCGGCCGGCGCGTGTTGCTCATTGACGCCGATCCGCAGGGGACGTTGGGGAGTTTTCTGGGGCTAGAGCCCGCTGTCCGACCGCGCGCCGACACCTTCTGGGCGACCATATGCGACGGCGACGACAGGCCGCCGGTCGTCCATCCGACGTCCTTTGACCTGACCGTGGGGTTGGCGAACCGGTTTCTTATCGGTGACGAACTGGCGCTCATGCAGCAAAGCGATCCGGCGCGGCTGCTGGCGGCAGCGGAAACGCACCTAACCGACTATGACTGGGTGTTGTTCGACTGTCCGCCGAAGATTTCCGAAATCACGCTCCAGATTTTGCTGGCAGCGGATGCGCTGCTCGCGCCAGTGCAGACCGAGGCGAAGTCCGTTGAGAGCTTCGCCGAGGTGCAGCTTGAAATCGTCAAGGCGCAGCGACGGCGGAAAAACATGCGTCTTACGCCGCTGCGCGTGCTGGGCGTCGTGCCGACGCTTTACAATCCGCGTCTGGTGCTGCACCGCCACCATTATGAGGAGTTGACGCGGCGCATCTGTCCGTCGTTCGGCTACCAGGTGTTTGCGCCGATTCGGGACTACGTGGCTGTTTCCGAGGCCGGAACACGCCGTCAACCGCTGCAGCGGTATGCGCCGAAGTGTCCAGCGGCGGCGGACGTGGCGGCGCTGGCGGCGGCGCTGCTAGCTGGCGTGGAAGGGGAGCGGTAG